The following are encoded together in the Candidatus Woesebacteria bacterium genome:
- a CDS encoding DMT family transporter, protein MSWQIYLTISIFLISCNSLLHRSLLKDENSSPQAQTIVFLGLGGIIAIVIALAQHKLNLFFSPLLIWNFLLLIVLLTPAFLLKYRAFQLIGASEVVMFSVTGRLWNVIGANLFLHEAITPKIVLGAILILCGAMLTRFEKKNFTINKGVILVLFSAIFFGFNDINDYFILQKFDSTNYLIYSYLLPVFALTFLQPQSLKKIRYYFRKDRAFKVLLLSLCDTLGMLSLYLAYQTGKNVAVIGPLRSTSIIITVVLAILFLKERNNIANKLIGSLVAVAGVILLL, encoded by the coding sequence ATGTCTTGGCAAATCTATTTGACTATTAGCATTTTTCTTATTTCCTGTAATAGCTTGCTTCACCGCAGTTTATTAAAGGACGAAAACTCCAGTCCACAAGCTCAGACTATTGTCTTTTTAGGGCTTGGGGGGATTATTGCTATTGTCATCGCACTTGCTCAACACAAATTGAACTTGTTTTTTTCGCCACTCCTAATCTGGAATTTTCTCCTGCTTATAGTTTTGCTAACCCCAGCTTTCCTCCTTAAATATCGCGCCTTTCAACTTATAGGGGCTTCAGAAGTCGTTATGTTTTCTGTCACTGGTCGCCTATGGAATGTTATTGGAGCTAATCTTTTTCTTCATGAAGCTATTACCCCAAAAATTGTTCTAGGAGCAATTTTAATCTTATGTGGTGCCATGTTAACTCGCTTTGAGAAAAAGAATTTTACCATAAATAAGGGCGTTATCCTGGTACTTTTCTCAGCTATATTTTTTGGCTTCAATGATATCAATGATTATTTCATTCTGCAAAAATTTGATTCCACCAACTATCTAATCTATTCATATTTACTTCCCGTATTTGCACTCACATTTCTCCAACCTCAATCACTCAAAAAAATCCGTTACTACTTCCGCAAAGACAGGGCTTTTAAAGTTCTCCTCTTAAGCCTTTGTGATACCTTGGGCATGTTATCTCTATACCTTGCCTATCAGACGGGAAAGAATGTCGCCGTCATTGGTCCCCTTAGATCCACCAGCATTATCATTACTGTAGTGCTCGCGATTTTATTTCTCAAAGAGAGAAACAATATCGCCAACAAACTCATTGGATCACTAGTCGCCGTTGCAGGCGTAATCCTACTTCTTTAA
- a CDS encoding NUDIX hydrolase — MTDTNKKWKLIKSKLVFESKWLSVLENDYELPDGKEAKGYYHLSRPNYVLVIAIDKNNNLIVEKNYRRGVDDFVYELPAGWIEENETIEQSAKRELSEETGYSAEVEIIGKIYPQPGFSSMLAYIALAKIDDSQKGVQTLDVDEDIKYELISLDKIKEMIAKGEIKDMGFLAALQIASL; from the coding sequence ATGACTGACACAAATAAGAAATGGAAATTAATTAAATCAAAACTGGTATTTGAATCAAAGTGGCTTTCTGTACTTGAAAATGATTACGAACTTCCAGATGGCAAAGAAGCAAAAGGTTATTACCATCTTTCAAGACCAAACTACGTATTAGTTATTGCAATCGATAAGAACAACAACCTCATTGTTGAAAAGAATTATCGAAGGGGAGTTGATGATTTTGTATACGAACTACCGGCGGGTTGGATAGAAGAAAATGAGACTATCGAGCAATCGGCTAAAAGAGAGCTATCTGAAGAAACTGGATATTCGGCAGAAGTTGAGATTATCGGCAAAATCTATCCTCAACCAGGATTTAGCTCAATGTTAGCCTATATTGCTTTGGCGAAAATCGACGATTCACAGAAAGGGGTGCAAACGCTAGATGTTGATGAAGACATCAAGTACGAATTAATCAGTCTAGACAAAATAAAGGAAATGATTGCCAAAGGTGAAATAAAAGACATGGGATTTCTTGCGGCACTTCAAATTGCATCGTTATAA
- a CDS encoding CPBP family intramembrane metalloprotease, with amino-acid sequence MSRVKTIVSLTMLPFLITGIERLIIAPVVTMFSLPDTSITLIKVATLTIILLAISVLTGKSYGLEIPKKLRKVIALALLVLILVSYFFLYSLHIKNVSDSLAVIHLVNWIIVVFREEFILRGVIQTKSHEVIRGSLLKISKAIWFTTLLFSLWHVVNLSIWPWQTVALQMLSCIPSGLVLGLIKEKTNTLLTYLIHICCDLFFFSIYLLLFDKLFFALF; translated from the coding sequence ATGTCCAGAGTAAAAACGATTGTTTCATTGACAATGTTGCCGTTTTTGATTACCGGAATCGAGCGACTAATCATTGCACCTGTCGTGACAATGTTTTCTCTACCGGACACCTCGATAACTTTGATTAAAGTTGCAACACTAACTATCATTTTATTGGCAATATCTGTGCTTACCGGCAAGTCTTACGGTTTAGAGATTCCAAAGAAATTGCGCAAGGTAATTGCTCTTGCATTACTTGTGTTAATTTTAGTTAGCTATTTTTTCTTATATTCTCTTCACATTAAAAATGTTTCTGATTCTCTGGCTGTAATTCACTTGGTCAATTGGATAATTGTTGTGTTTAGAGAAGAATTTATTTTAAGAGGTGTTATTCAAACTAAGTCACATGAAGTTATACGAGGTAGCTTGTTAAAAATATCTAAGGCGATATGGTTTACAACTTTACTATTTTCACTTTGGCATGTAGTAAATTTGTCTATTTGGCCTTGGCAAACGGTAGCCTTACAAATGCTTTCATGTATTCCATCAGGTTTGGTTCTTGGATTGATTAAAGAAAAGACAAATACATTACTAACTTATCTTATCCATATCTGTTGTGACCTCTTTTTCTTTTCTATTTACTTACTACTATTTGATAAATTATTTTTTGCGTTATTTTAA
- a CDS encoding EamA family transporter, whose protein sequence is MPWQIYLIISIILISCNGIFHRSLLKDDNSSPQAQTVAFLGLGGTVAVIIAIIQGKLNLLFSPNLTVNFLLLALLFTPAYLLKYRAYQLIGASEVVMFSVTARLWNVIGANMFLNEVLTLKILLGTSLIIFGVMLTRFEKRKLVINKGIIFVLISSFLFGIGEINGFHILDSYDSTNYLIYSEFIPVVALLILQPKTVRKLKYYFRKEKAIKILLLSLCDAFGMLTLYLAYQTGGNVSLIGPLRATSIIITTIIAFIILKERNNITNKLIGSVIAVLGVALLL, encoded by the coding sequence ATGCCTTGGCAAATCTATCTTATAATTAGTATTATTCTTATCTCATGCAATGGAATATTTCATCGAAGCTTATTGAAAGATGATAATTCGAGTCCACAAGCACAAACTGTCGCATTTTTAGGTCTAGGTGGTACTGTTGCAGTAATTATTGCAATAATACAAGGAAAGCTGAATTTATTATTTTCTCCAAATCTTACCGTAAATTTTTTACTTCTTGCCTTACTTTTTACTCCTGCATATTTACTTAAATATCGCGCATATCAACTTATTGGTGCATCTGAAGTGGTAATGTTTTCTGTCACAGCTCGTTTATGGAACGTAATTGGGGCAAACATGTTTCTCAATGAAGTACTTACTCTTAAAATACTTCTGGGGACATCTTTGATTATTTTTGGTGTAATGCTTACACGCTTTGAAAAAAGAAAACTAGTTATAAATAAGGGTATTATTTTTGTACTAATATCATCTTTCCTGTTTGGGATTGGTGAAATAAATGGATTTCACATATTAGATTCTTATGATTCTACAAACTATCTTATTTATTCTGAATTTATTCCTGTTGTAGCATTGCTAATTTTGCAACCAAAGACTGTTCGTAAACTAAAGTATTACTTTCGTAAAGAAAAAGCAATTAAAATCTTACTTCTTAGTTTATGCGATGCTTTTGGAATGCTCACGCTTTATCTCGCTTATCAAACAGGTGGAAATGTGTCCCTAATTGGCCCACTCAGGGCGACAAGCATAATTATCACCACAATTATTGCATTTATTATTCTCAAAGAAAGAAACAATATTACCAATAAATTAATTGGCTCAGTTATTGCAGTACTTGGTGTGGCTTTGCTTTTGTAG
- a CDS encoding 50S ribosome-binding GTPase, which yields MATIREQLDAIEKEIRETPYHKGTEHHIGKLRAKISKLKSEEIAKEQISKGGGGGGYAVKKQGDATVVLVGPPSVGKSTLLTKLTNAKSKIAPYAFTTLTVIPGMMHYNNANIQILDVPGIIGGAEKGKGRGKEVLSVARGADLIIIITDIDNLEQVAKIKTSLYGNGIRLDINPPRVTVEKKARGNIQLRNNIKQDLNLETIKEVAKEFGFRNAEVTIKEKLTMDRLIDAFASNRAYLPSLTIINKSDVDSRARLPDALNISAEKEIGLEALREAIWQKLAFVRVYLVRREEEPSFNNPIIVARDQTLHQIINDVSTDMAKEIKQAKIWGNGAKFPGQTVSLSTKAKDGMQVRFI from the coding sequence ATGGCTACTATCAGAGAACAGCTAGATGCAATCGAAAAGGAAATCCGTGAGACGCCGTACCACAAAGGTACCGAGCACCATATTGGAAAACTCAGAGCAAAAATTTCTAAGCTCAAATCGGAAGAAATTGCAAAAGAGCAAATTTCCAAAGGCGGAGGTGGTGGAGGGTATGCCGTCAAAAAACAAGGTGATGCAACCGTTGTCTTAGTCGGTCCGCCATCCGTCGGAAAATCTACCTTACTTACTAAATTAACAAACGCTAAAAGCAAAATTGCTCCGTACGCGTTTACGACACTGACAGTCATTCCCGGAATGATGCATTACAATAACGCAAACATCCAAATACTTGACGTGCCAGGAATTATTGGCGGAGCAGAAAAAGGAAAAGGTAGAGGCAAAGAAGTTTTGTCGGTTGCCCGTGGAGCCGACCTAATAATAATTATTACGGACATTGATAATTTAGAGCAAGTTGCCAAAATAAAAACTTCCCTTTACGGAAATGGCATTCGACTTGATATTAATCCACCAAGAGTTACCGTCGAGAAAAAAGCTCGAGGCAATATTCAACTAAGAAACAATATCAAACAAGACTTAAACCTGGAAACGATAAAAGAAGTTGCAAAAGAATTCGGCTTCAGAAATGCCGAAGTAACAATCAAAGAAAAACTGACTATGGATAGACTCATTGATGCATTTGCGAGCAATAGAGCATACTTACCTTCGTTAACGATAATAAACAAATCCGACGTTGATAGTCGAGCTAGACTTCCGGATGCACTTAATATCAGTGCCGAGAAAGAAATTGGATTGGAAGCATTAAGAGAAGCTATCTGGCAGAAACTGGCATTTGTGCGTGTTTATCTGGTTCGACGTGAAGAAGAGCCAAGTTTTAATAACCCGATAATTGTTGCACGCGACCAAACGTTACATCAAATTATTAATGATGTGAGTACGGATATGGCCAAGGAGATAAAACAGGCAAAAATATGGGGGAATGGTGCAAAATTTCCCGGACAAACGGTGTCACTCTCAACTAAAGCCAAAGACGGCATGCAGGTTAGGTTTATTTAA
- a CDS encoding KUP/HAK/KT family potassium transporter, translating into MKTNKNTSVLMMAFGALGVVYGDIGTSPLYAIKEIFFGIHHHLEIETLNVLGAISLVFWAITVIVSFKYIVFVLRADNEGEGGVFALYSLISTIKSRFKRIFSALLVLGAGLLFGDGIITPAISVVSAVEGLNVLTSDFEHYVVPITIVILTGLFAIQSRGTAKLGKIFGPIVLTWFICIGTIGLWHTLQTPEILKAINPIYIIHFVNHQSIKHIMVILGSVMLVVTGGEAMYADMGHFGRTPIRMSWF; encoded by the coding sequence ATGAAAACAAATAAAAATACCAGTGTCTTAATGATGGCATTCGGCGCACTTGGCGTGGTGTATGGTGACATTGGTACATCCCCACTTTATGCAATTAAAGAAATATTTTTTGGAATTCACCATCACCTGGAGATTGAAACACTAAACGTCTTGGGTGCGATATCATTGGTATTTTGGGCAATAACGGTTATTGTTTCTTTCAAGTACATCGTTTTTGTGCTGAGAGCAGACAACGAAGGCGAAGGTGGTGTATTTGCTCTTTATAGTTTAATTTCAACGATCAAATCGAGATTTAAAAGAATATTTTCGGCATTGTTGGTTTTAGGTGCAGGTTTACTGTTTGGAGATGGGATAATTACACCTGCCATAAGCGTAGTATCCGCAGTTGAAGGACTAAATGTTCTTACAAGCGATTTTGAACATTATGTCGTGCCTATTACAATTGTCATTCTTACCGGCCTTTTTGCTATTCAAAGTAGGGGTACGGCTAAACTTGGAAAAATATTTGGACCAATTGTTTTAACTTGGTTTATTTGTATTGGAACCATTGGTCTTTGGCATACTTTACAAACACCTGAGATTTTAAAAGCGATCAATCCAATTTATATTATTCATTTTGTTAACCACCAGTCCATAAAACACATCATGGTGATATTGGGTTCCGTAATGCTAGTTGTAACTGGAGGTGAAGCAATGTACGCAGACATGGGGCATTTTGGTAGAACACCTATTCGCATGAGTTGGTTTTGA
- a CDS encoding KUP/HAK/KT family potassium transporter — MPALLLNYFGQGAFLLSGQQVINSNLFFSLYPNWALIPMVVLATLATIIASQALITGAFSLTTQAINLKLLPFTKTIHTHEHHEGQIYVPFVNWALYVGCISLVIVFKSSSNMAAAYGLAVSLVMFITTLVMIEVTIDKWNWSKIKALSLFVPLALIDLSFLLSNSVKFFVGGYVPLMIALSLYVIMKSWNWGEKHTEHALRDLGTLTIKNLVDIKKTAKHFVDKSVVFMSSENILDENSTVSTLEQVYWERVGMLPKHILLLHISRLKVPHATQKEYQVKKFFEDDKKGSITLVKYKYGFMEEPRINEILVRLAKHKEINIDIHPSQWSVHVLKPNIQLERRLSPKEYIKHKLYRFIANNATTQDQFWDLDAAANLTIQSIPVRIL; from the coding sequence ATGCCAGCATTACTTTTAAATTATTTTGGCCAAGGGGCGTTTCTTTTGTCCGGTCAGCAAGTAATTAATAGTAATTTATTTTTTAGCCTGTATCCAAATTGGGCTCTAATTCCAATGGTCGTTTTGGCTACCCTTGCAACCATAATTGCATCGCAGGCATTAATTACAGGTGCATTTTCTTTGACCACTCAAGCTATTAATCTTAAATTATTGCCTTTCACGAAAACAATTCATACACATGAACACCATGAAGGCCAAATATATGTTCCTTTTGTAAATTGGGCATTATATGTGGGATGCATTAGTTTGGTTATTGTATTTAAATCCAGCAGTAACATGGCAGCTGCATATGGATTAGCAGTATCTCTTGTAATGTTTATAACTACCTTAGTTATGATCGAGGTAACCATTGATAAATGGAACTGGTCAAAAATAAAAGCCCTTTCGTTATTTGTACCCCTGGCTTTGATTGACTTAAGCTTTTTGTTGTCTAATTCAGTTAAGTTTTTTGTAGGTGGTTATGTGCCGTTAATGATTGCCCTTTCACTATATGTAATTATGAAATCGTGGAATTGGGGTGAAAAACATACCGAGCATGCGTTACGTGATTTAGGTACGTTAACAATTAAAAACCTAGTTGACATAAAAAAGACAGCAAAACACTTCGTCGATAAATCGGTGGTCTTCATGTCCTCGGAAAATATACTGGACGAAAATAGTACGGTTTCTACACTTGAACAAGTATACTGGGAAAGAGTTGGTATGTTACCCAAACACATACTATTACTTCATATATCCAGGTTGAAAGTACCTCACGCTACACAAAAAGAATATCAGGTGAAAAAATTTTTTGAAGACGATAAGAAAGGAAGTATTACTTTAGTAAAATACAAGTATGGTTTTATGGAAGAACCTCGTATTAATGAAATACTTGTACGTCTTGCTAAACACAAAGAAATTAACATAGATATCCATCCTTCGCAGTGGTCGGTACACGTTCTTAAGCCCAATATCCAACTTGAAAGAAGACTGAGTCCAAAGGAATATATAAAACACAAGCTATATAGATTCATTGCAAATAACGCAACGACGCAGGATCAGTTCTGGGATTTGGACGCCGCTGCAAATCTAACAATTCAGTCTATTCCGGTTAGGATACTATAG
- a CDS encoding sodium:proton antiporter, which produces MHGIIINIGFVSVFLLIIAILRHISSKSSFPYTVGLLLFGFTAQFLVDYFTLPLHIKLNTDIIYMIILPILLFEAAIQINIHQFKIQFKTITFLATFGIIVSTLTVALILNIFTGMPIYAALLFGSLISATDPIAVLAIFKNLGAPRRLGLIADGESMFNDATAVILFKILLGIALGSSYFTAHTMLAGFFHFVYIFLGSMVFGVLIAFVAIWIIEKIHTDRLIEASITIVLAYTSFAAAEHFFHLSGVIACVISAVVLGNFGKAKISDKIMPFVVETWEYLGFIALSIVFFLASFTLKLNIFSLNYIFIAYAIIAMLAARSLSVYLTLLITNTTRFFRNEPNVPLSWQHVLNWGGIRGVIPLVLVFSIPPTYPYYEVIFDLTMGCLLFTLFVNALTIKPLLFKLGLHLPDRMEELAKKQNKLVHDEKLYGIVGKYKQGVLTSDLVGEWKQKITNDKNSILSEIIIEKDMQTIENSLKYEALKIQKAELEKLLSIGRVGYMSAYEFEAQLDLQIDALEYPEVYSGKAVSMDQAVNSLSSLRLRLSRMRKKLLHLPLLKYFAKDVNNSLVLTRWELLESRMLTTVPVMEYLNVLAKLISEPTWKETIDKLREDYLALNTKNESEMAKLKEKYEVVIFNRKQNIFNKIIDDEALA; this is translated from the coding sequence ATGCACGGAATCATAATAAACATAGGGTTTGTAAGTGTCTTTTTGTTAATTATTGCAATTCTACGGCATATTAGTTCAAAATCCAGTTTTCCCTATACTGTTGGTCTTTTGTTATTTGGATTTACCGCTCAGTTTTTGGTTGATTATTTTACCCTTCCTCTTCATATAAAACTAAACACGGATATTATTTATATGATAATTTTACCCATACTTCTGTTTGAGGCTGCAATCCAAATAAACATTCATCAATTCAAAATCCAGTTTAAAACGATAACTTTTCTTGCCACCTTTGGGATTATCGTTTCGACACTAACAGTGGCACTTATATTAAATATATTCACGGGTATGCCAATTTATGCAGCTTTATTATTTGGATCGTTGATATCTGCTACCGATCCGATTGCGGTACTTGCGATTTTTAAAAATCTAGGGGCACCAAGGAGGTTGGGTTTAATTGCTGATGGAGAGAGCATGTTTAATGATGCCACGGCTGTCATCTTATTTAAAATTCTACTTGGAATTGCGTTAGGGTCGTCATATTTTACGGCTCACACAATGTTGGCGGGTTTTTTTCACTTCGTATATATTTTTCTTGGAAGCATGGTGTTTGGTGTACTAATTGCCTTTGTCGCGATATGGATAATTGAAAAAATACACACGGATAGATTGATTGAAGCATCGATAACAATCGTTTTGGCTTATACCTCGTTTGCAGCAGCCGAGCATTTTTTCCACCTTTCGGGCGTAATTGCCTGTGTCATTTCCGCAGTTGTGTTGGGCAATTTTGGGAAGGCAAAAATATCCGACAAAATCATGCCTTTTGTGGTGGAAACCTGGGAATACTTGGGTTTTATTGCTTTATCAATCGTATTTTTTCTCGCTTCCTTTACGTTAAAACTTAATATCTTTAGTTTGAATTATATTTTTATTGCCTATGCAATCATTGCAATGCTTGCGGCAAGATCACTTTCTGTATACTTGACGCTTTTAATTACAAACACTACTCGCTTTTTTAGAAACGAGCCTAACGTTCCACTTTCGTGGCAACATGTTCTAAACTGGGGTGGAATAAGAGGAGTGATACCACTCGTTCTCGTTTTTTCCATACCGCCAACTTATCCGTACTATGAAGTAATATTTGATCTAACCATGGGGTGTCTTTTGTTTACTTTATTTGTAAATGCACTAACGATAAAGCCTTTATTGTTTAAATTGGGTTTGCATTTACCGGATCGCATGGAAGAACTGGCCAAAAAACAAAACAAACTTGTCCACGATGAGAAATTGTATGGGATTGTTGGAAAGTATAAACAGGGTGTTTTGACGAGTGATCTGGTTGGCGAATGGAAACAAAAAATTACTAACGATAAAAATAGCATCTTAAGTGAAATTATTATTGAAAAAGACATGCAGACAATTGAGAATAGTCTGAAGTACGAAGCCTTAAAGATTCAAAAAGCAGAATTAGAAAAATTGCTCTCAATCGGACGAGTCGGATATATGTCAGCATATGAATTTGAAGCTCAGCTTGATTTACAGATTGACGCACTTGAATACCCGGAAGTATATTCGGGTAAGGCGGTGAGTATGGATCAGGCAGTGAATTCTCTGAGTAGTTTGCGTCTCAGATTGTCGCGTATGAGGAAAAAATTATTACATTTGCCTTTACTTAAATATTTTGCCAAAGATGTCAATAATTCACTTGTTTTGACAAGATGGGAACTTCTCGAGTCAAGGATGTTAACAACCGTACCCGTTATGGAGTATTTAAATGTACTGGCTAAGCTAATTAGCGAACCTACATGGAAGGAAACAATCGATAAACTGCGAGAGGATTACTTGGCATTAAATACCAAAAACGAGAGTGAGATGGCGAAACTAAAAGAAAAATACGAGGTTGTAATATTTAACCGTAAACAAAACATCTTTAATAAGATTATTGATGATGAGGCGTTGGCTTGA
- a CDS encoding vitamin K epoxide reductase family protein: MKWKSKIWIILSLIALIGLVDAGYLTYEHYINPLGGCTLGGCQEVTTSKYSVIFGIIPLSLTGMLYYGLVLVLSVLSWLLEKERLLKIVSYFTFVGLLASIYFVYLQLIVLKSICPYCMLSACTSTLLCIVGVVFIKLESVMKSNNV; the protein is encoded by the coding sequence ATGAAGTGGAAGTCAAAAATCTGGATAATATTGTCACTTATAGCGCTGATTGGATTAGTTGATGCCGGCTATTTGACGTACGAGCATTACATCAATCCCCTTGGTGGTTGTACATTGGGTGGCTGTCAGGAAGTTACAACCAGTAAGTACTCTGTAATATTTGGTATAATCCCCCTGTCGTTAACCGGTATGTTGTATTACGGCTTAGTATTAGTGCTTAGTGTCTTGTCGTGGTTGCTTGAAAAGGAGAGACTACTTAAAATCGTTAGTTATTTTACATTTGTAGGACTACTTGCTTCAATCTACTTCGTCTATCTTCAGTTAATTGTACTTAAATCAATTTGCCCATACTGCATGCTGTCGGCTTGTACTTCAACTCTTCTTTGCATTGTTGGAGTTGTATTTATAAAATTAGAATCAGTAATGAAAAGTAACAATGTTTAA
- a CDS encoding haloacid dehalogenase-like hydrolase → MTRDITAIFDIDKTIYEGYSLIDFVEFMHSEGDFPVKQYDKLKETFLQYKKNIITYDQAVDISINVFTKGLEGKGYQDIKIKAEKFWAYNFNKVYEFAKLSIDYLHGVNAKTIAISGSINEIVYPLVHKLNFDTSYLTEIVKKNNVFSGEVIRNNGLSKSKEDIVKQIFSDINKDSMTIGFGDSIADFTFLDKVDIPVVVGKHDYELEKLVKIKGWTIIEDPRNDTKFSIANLITDFLQ, encoded by the coding sequence ATGACAAGAGACATTACAGCTATCTTTGACATAGACAAGACTATTTATGAAGGTTATAGTCTGATTGATTTTGTTGAATTTATGCATTCGGAAGGAGACTTCCCTGTCAAACAATATGACAAACTAAAAGAAACCTTTTTGCAATACAAGAAAAATATTATTACTTATGATCAAGCCGTAGACATATCAATTAATGTATTCACCAAGGGTTTGGAGGGAAAAGGTTATCAAGATATTAAAATTAAGGCAGAGAAGTTTTGGGCATATAATTTTAATAAGGTTTATGAATTCGCAAAATTAAGTATTGACTATCTACATGGAGTGAACGCAAAAACAATAGCAATATCCGGTTCAATCAATGAAATCGTATATCCTTTGGTACACAAATTGAATTTCGATACATCTTATTTGACAGAAATTGTAAAGAAGAATAATGTCTTTTCGGGTGAAGTGATTAGAAATAACGGACTTTCCAAAAGTAAAGAGGATATAGTCAAACAAATATTTAGTGACATAAACAAAGATAGTATGACGATTGGTTTTGGAGACAGTATCGCTGATTTTACTTTTTTAGATAAAGTGGATATTCCAGTTGTAGTGGGTAAGCATGATTACGAACTTGAAAAATTAGTAAAGATAAAAGGCTGGACTATTATCGAGGATCCGCGAAACGATACCAAATTTTCAATTGCAAACTTAATTACCGATTTCTTGCAATAA
- a CDS encoding quinone-dependent dihydroorotate dehydrogenase has product MNYQTIARLYGTLAKPVFFKLDPEMVHDTITVVGGLLGKYAFTKTLTGYFFDYENFVLEQKVNGIRFKSPVGLSAGFDKNANLVDILPYVSFGFAEIGSITFKPYKGNPKPRLYRLPKSQALVVYYGLKNIGVKKIIQKLKTSNIPQDFPISISIAKTNSSTTSTTIGGINDYYSCFKKVVEAGVGNLYTLNISCPNTFGGEPFTTPEKLDKLLKKINTIKYDKPLFVKMPINLAWNDFDKLLKICIKYRVSGVVIGNLNKNHKDKNIKDTIPEGLKGGISGKPTWDLSNALIEKTYKKYKAKLTIIGTGGIFSAEDAYTKIKKGATLVQLITGMIYQGPQLIAQINEGIVDLMKKDGYKNLSEAVGKEVK; this is encoded by the coding sequence ATGAATTACCAAACGATAGCACGCCTTTACGGCACCCTTGCGAAACCGGTGTTTTTTAAACTCGATCCTGAGATGGTACACGACACGATTACTGTTGTGGGGGGGTTATTGGGTAAGTACGCATTTACCAAAACCTTAACCGGTTATTTTTTCGACTATGAAAACTTCGTCTTAGAGCAAAAAGTAAACGGTATTCGCTTTAAAAGCCCCGTTGGTTTATCGGCAGGATTTGACAAAAACGCCAACCTGGTGGACATACTCCCCTATGTCAGTTTCGGATTTGCAGAAATAGGAAGTATTACTTTTAAACCTTACAAGGGAAATCCAAAACCAAGGTTATATCGATTGCCAAAATCACAAGCGCTTGTGGTTTATTATGGCTTGAAAAATATTGGAGTAAAAAAAATAATTCAAAAACTAAAAACATCCAATATTCCACAGGATTTTCCAATCAGTATTTCGATAGCTAAAACAAATAGTTCAACTACCTCAACAACCATCGGTGGCATTAATGATTATTATTCGTGTTTCAAAAAAGTAGTCGAAGCGGGAGTTGGTAATTTGTATACTCTTAATATCAGTTGCCCGAATACATTCGGAGGGGAACCGTTTACCACACCGGAAAAATTAGACAAGCTACTTAAGAAAATTAACACGATAAAATACGACAAACCGCTATTTGTTAAAATGCCTATCAATTTAGCCTGGAATGACTTTGATAAGTTGCTTAAAATTTGCATCAAATATCGTGTATCGGGTGTAGTTATTGGTAACTTAAATAAAAATCACAAGGATAAAAACATCAAAGATACTATCCCCGAAGGATTAAAAGGCGGGATAAGCGGAAAACCCACTTGGGATTTGTCTAATGCTTTAATTGAGAAAACATATAAAAAATACAAAGCTAAATTAACTATTATAGGAACAGGTGGCATATTCTCGGCTGAGGATGCCTATACAAAAATTAAAAAGGGTGCAACTCTGGTTCAGCTTATTACAGGCATGATTTATCAGGGACCTCAGCTTATCGCCCAAATAAACGAAGGCATAGTTGACCTTATGAAAAAAGACGGTTACAAAAATCTATCGGAGGCTGTGGGAAAGGAAGTCAAATAA